A DNA window from Candidatus Neptunochlamydia vexilliferae contains the following coding sequences:
- the ung gene encoding uracil-DNA glycosylase, translated as MVMMLEKSWHKALEGEVQKPYILELKHFLEGEKGRGATIFPPEENVLNAFRQTPFDKVKVVLMGQDPYHGPGQAHGLCFSVQKGVTTPPSLKNIYKEMEADLGIPPASHGCLINWAKQGVLMLNATLTVQRGEPKSHYGKGWETFTDAVIRVLCQRKDPLVFILWGRSAKDKCENILNTMSHPHAILTSAHPSPYSAPKFFGCRHFSKTNDLLQKWGKEPINWSVDG; from the coding sequence ATGGTCATGATGTTAGAAAAAAGTTGGCACAAGGCTCTCGAAGGTGAGGTTCAAAAGCCTTATATCCTCGAACTAAAGCATTTTTTAGAGGGAGAAAAAGGGCGTGGTGCTACGATTTTTCCTCCTGAGGAAAATGTCCTCAACGCTTTTCGGCAAACCCCTTTTGATAAGGTGAAGGTCGTTTTGATGGGGCAAGATCCCTATCATGGCCCTGGTCAGGCCCATGGCCTTTGCTTTAGTGTTCAAAAAGGGGTTACCACGCCGCCATCGCTAAAAAATATCTATAAAGAAATGGAAGCTGATTTGGGGATTCCTCCTGCGAGTCATGGCTGTTTGATCAACTGGGCCAAGCAAGGGGTTTTGATGCTCAATGCAACGCTGACTGTGCAGCGTGGAGAGCCTAAATCTCACTATGGCAAGGGATGGGAAACCTTTACCGATGCGGTTATTCGGGTTCTTTGTCAAAGGAAGGATCCTTTGGTTTTCATCCTTTGGGGACGGTCTGCTAAGGATAAGTGTGAAAATATTTTAAATACGATGAGTCATCCCCACGCCATTTTAACATCTGCTCACCCCTCTCCCTACTCCGCTCCTAAATTCTTTGGGTGTCGCCACTTTTCAAAAACTAATGATTTATTGCAAAAGTGGGGAAAGGAAC